The genome window TCGGCGCCTCCGGATCCTCGCCGGGCGGCCGACAGAAACGTTTCTCGAACTGGCTGAACGCAGGAAGCGAGTTCTTCCCGAAATGGCGAACCGCTTTTCCATCCCCGACTCCAGGCGGCACCAGTTCCTCGAGCCGAACCGGCGCAAATCCTGCTGCAGCCTGGTACAGCCGCGCCTGAGGCTTGCGCCCGACGCTACGAGTCGCCTCGACCCGTTCGGCGTGGGTCAATCCGTCGAGGAAAGCCGAAACCCGCTCCATCTCGATCGCATGCTCACCAAGCAGGGCAAGCAATCCGTCACTGGGGGAATTCGCCATAGGGCACCTCCGTCGCCGAGAGGGTACCGTCTGGCGCGCGAAACTGAAGCGGAGGCACCCGTTGAGCGAGCTCCAGGCCGGCCCCAGGCTGCACGCCGCCGTCCTGGCAGCGGCATTGATCCTCCTATGCACCTGGCTGGGTGGCGTCGACGCCTCGGCCCCAGACGAGCCCCGCTACCTGGCCGTGGCCGAGGAGATGCGCAGTTTCGTCCACGGGCCCGAAGGCCTGGTCGTGATGCATTTGAACGGCGAGGTCTACACCCAGAAGCCCCCCCTCTACTTCTGGATGGCCGCAGCCCTGGGCGCGCCCTTCGGCCACGTCAGCGAGGGGTTGGCGCGACTGCCGTCCGCCCTCGCAGGCGTTCTGTGCGTGGTCTTGACCCTTCTGCTGGGCTCGCGTCTGTTCGGAAGCGCCGCCGGAGTGCTGGGCGCAGCCCTTCTCCTCACGGTGTATGAATTCGGGCATCTTGGCCGGCGGGTCCAGCTGGACGTCCTGCTCGCTGCCTGCGAACTCGCCGCGCTGTTGGCGTTCTGGTGGGTCGATCGGGGGCTCGGAAAGCGGGCGCCGTGGGTCGCTCTCTTTCATCTGGCCCTGGGTCTCGGCGTTCTGACCAAAGGGCCGGTCGGATTCCTGCTTCCGGTCCTGACCGTCGTCGCCTTTCTGGGTTGGGAACGACGCCTGCGCGACCTTGGGCGGCTCTTCCCACCTTGGGCCCTGCTCCTCTCGCTGGGGCCTGGAATCGCCTGGATCCTCGCGGCGACTTCGTTGGCTCCGAGCGGCTTCGCCGACGAGGCCGTCGGCTCCAATCTGTTCGGGCGTTTCTTCCAGGGCACCTCCCACGCGCGCCCGTTCTACTACTTCCTTCTCCAGTTTCCGATCGAATTCCTTCCCTGGACGCTTGTGTGGCCCGGCGTCTACTGGGTGGGTCGACATCGCGTGTTCGCACCGGAAGGCGACCCGGAAGAGCGTTCCCGTCGAGCGTGGCGTTTCTTGCTCGCCTGGGTCGGCACGAGCCTGGTGTTCTTCTCGATTTCGTGCGGCAAGCGCGGCTTGTACATGGTGCCAACGTTCCCGGCCGCAGCGCTCCTGTGCGCCGACACGTGTATCCGTGGCCTTGCTGGACGCACGAACCTGCCACGGAGCGGTTCCCTGATCGCGACGGCGTTCGGATTGCTGGCGTTCGCGGTCGGCGTCGAATCCATCTCTGCTGGCCTTGGGCACTCTCTCGTTCCGAACGAAACCTGGCGTCTGATGCTTCCAGCGTTGAACAACACCTTCCTCATCGCCTTTGGATGTGGACTCGTGGGAATCGCCGCGGCGGGAGCGGTCGCGTGGATCGTCCTGCTACGCAATCGTGCGCCGCTTCTTGCACATGCCGGTGTTGCACTCGCCACGGTGTTCGCCGTCGAACTTGCGGTCTTCGCACTCCTCTATCCCGCCCTCGATCCGATCCGTTCACCGCGGCCCGTTGCCGAAGCCGCAGCCGCCATCACACCACCGGGCAATGCGATCGGCCTGGTGGGTGACCGGGCGTTGGCCGGCGGCCTCAAGTACTACGGGGGTCGACCCGTCGAAGCCATGCGAACGACGGAAGAGATCGCGGCCTTCCTGGAACGCGGCGGAACCACCATGGTCATCAAGCGCCGCAAGCTCGATCGCATCGAGGCCGTCACGCCGGTCGAGATCATTGGCAGCGCGCGCACCGGGCGGCGAGAGATCGTTGTTGTCGTTCCCGCCCCCAGGACGTCTGACCCCTGATTCACCCCGGGGCAACCCACTGCCGGTGTCGGGGCTTCTCCGCTCCCGCCTGCGGGGCTGGCCCCTCGAAGCGCCATCTTATGCCGCGCTGCGTCGACGCAACGCACCGAAGTACTCGGTTTTCCGACGGAAACCAGGGTTCACCAACTGTCAGCGCGAAGCGTCATTGGCTAATCTGCGCGGCAGGTCAAGCCGAGTAGCTGGATGATGAACGCGGCCGGCCCGCCCCGTGCAACCATCGATTGCCATCCTGAGGCAGCCGGGTTCGCGGAGCCGGAACGCAACCCTAGGAGAGGAGGGATTCCCCATGGCCGAGAAGGCAGAGCTTCGCGTTGGAGGTGACGTCATCGAACTCGACGTCGTCGAGGGGACCGAAGGAGAGCGGGCGATCAACGTCGAGGAGCTCCGGAACAAGACCGGACTGATCACCCTCGATCCCAGCTACGCAAACACCGGCTCCTGTGAGAGCTCGATCACGTTCATCGATGGCGAGAAGGGGATCCTCCGCTACCGCGGTTACGACATCGCCGAGCTCGCCGAGAAGTGCACCTTCCTCGAGACGGCCTACCTGCTGATCGAGGGCGAGCTCCCGACCCGCGAAGAACTCGAGAAATTCCGCGAATCGATCCGCTACCACACGATGGTCCACGAGGACTTCCGCCTGTTCTACCGGGCGATGCCGAAGGACGCGCATCCGATGGCAGCCTGCTCTGCAGCTTGCGCATCGCTGGCAACGTTCTACCCGGATTCACTTGATCCACGCGATCCCCGTGAAGTCGAGGTCGGTATCCACCGCCTGATCGCGAAGCTGCCGACCATCGCGTCGTACGCCTACAAGCACGCGATCGGCCAGCCCTTCATGTATCCCGACAATCGGCTCGCCTACGTCGGGAATTTCCTGCACATGATGTTCGCCACACCCTGCGAGCCTTTCGAGGTGGATCCGGTGGTGGAACGAGCGCTCGATCTGCTCTTCATCCTGCATGCAGATCACGAGCAGAACTGTTCGACCAGCACCGTCCGGATGGTCGGTTCGTCCCATGTCAACCTGTTCGCGTCGATCTCCGCGGGAATCAACGCACTCTGGGGCCCGCGCCACGGCGGCGCCAACCAGGGCGTGATCGAAATGCTCCAGGCCATCGCCGAAGAAGGCATCACGGGCAAGGATTTCGTCGATCGGGCCAAGAGCCGGGACGATACGTCGCGACTGGTCGGTTTCGGCCACCGGGTCTACAAGAATTTCGACCCGCGGGCGAAGATCATCAAGAAGGCCTGCTTCGATGTGCTCGCACGGCTCGGCATGAACAGCAGACTGCTCGAGATCGCGGTCGAGTTGGAAGAACTTGCGTTGAAGGACGAGTACTTCGTCGAGCGCAAGCTGTATCCGAACGTCGACTTCTACTCCGGCGTCATCTACAACGCGATCGGGACCCCCGAGAGCATGTTCACCGCGATGTTTGCGATTGGTCGGCTGCCAGGCTGGATCGCCCAATGGGCAGAGATGCACCAGCACCAGCACAAGATCGGGCGACCGCGACAGGTGTATCAGGGCGCCACGGAGCGATCCGTGACAGCCATCGACGAGCGCTAGGAGCGAGCCGCGGGGGCCTTCCTCTGGACAGAAGGCGGCTGGAGCCCGTGGCAGGAAGGTGAGCCTCCTCCCGGACCGCGCTGCTACACGACGGGTCGCTTCGTCGATGGACGCGTTCGTCACGGCGAATACGTGGTTTCGCGTTGGATGACGGATGCCTCCAGCCTTGGACTCGGGAACGTGGATCCGGAGTTGGCGGAGACGGCGATCCTGCGCCTCGGACAGGCGAGCTTCGGCTCTCGGGGCGAGGGCATCGTTCGCATCGAGGCGCGCAGCGGCCGCGAGGGGATGCGCTGGATCGGCACGACACGGGAAGTCGGACCTGAGCCGGAGACCTGGACCGCCGGGACCGCCGCCGAACATCATCCGGGCCCCCGAGACGACGTAGGCGCCAAGCGAGCCGACCGGGCCGTGTTGGATCGTGCCAAGGCGTTGGCGGACAACCGGGGTTGGAACGAGACGCTGCTGCTCGATGCAGAGGGCTTCGCCGTGGAGGGGACGCGTTCGAATCTGGTCGTCGCGCTGTCCTCGGGACGGCTCGTCACGCCTCCCCTTCGGCGGGGCGCCGTTCGAGGCGTGGCCCGCGCGATCCTGATCGCTGCCCTGCCAGAGCTCGAGGAGGCCGACGTGGCCGGCGAAGATCTGGCCCTGGCGGACGAGTTGATCGCCGTGAACTCGGTGCGCGGAGCCCGTCCGATCGTCGCCCTCGATGAACTCCCGATCGCGGGAAGAAACCCGGGGCCCTGGGCAGCCCAACTCTCGCTCCTCCTCGACGCGAGTGCGTAGCCGCCGTAGGATTCGCCCTTCCCCGGAGATGTGAAGGAGCCGAAATGGACCTGGGACGGGTGGCTGCAGCGGTCACTGAAGTAGAGCCGACCTCCAACAGCGGGGTGATCCGCTTCGACGCCA of bacterium contains these proteins:
- a CDS encoding citrate synthase, with product MAEKAELRVGGDVIELDVVEGTEGERAINVEELRNKTGLITLDPSYANTGSCESSITFIDGEKGILRYRGYDIAELAEKCTFLETAYLLIEGELPTREELEKFRESIRYHTMVHEDFRLFYRAMPKDAHPMAACSAACASLATFYPDSLDPRDPREVEVGIHRLIAKLPTIASYAYKHAIGQPFMYPDNRLAYVGNFLHMMFATPCEPFEVDPVVERALDLLFILHADHEQNCSTSTVRMVGSSHVNLFASISAGINALWGPRHGGANQGVIEMLQAIAEEGITGKDFVDRAKSRDDTSRLVGFGHRVYKNFDPRAKIIKKACFDVLARLGMNSRLLEIAVELEELALKDEYFVERKLYPNVDFYSGVIYNAIGTPESMFTAMFAIGRLPGWIAQWAEMHQHQHKIGRPRQVYQGATERSVTAIDER
- a CDS encoding phospholipid carrier-dependent glycosyltransferase, coding for MSELQAGPRLHAAVLAAALILLCTWLGGVDASAPDEPRYLAVAEEMRSFVHGPEGLVVMHLNGEVYTQKPPLYFWMAAALGAPFGHVSEGLARLPSALAGVLCVVLTLLLGSRLFGSAAGVLGAALLLTVYEFGHLGRRVQLDVLLAACELAALLAFWWVDRGLGKRAPWVALFHLALGLGVLTKGPVGFLLPVLTVVAFLGWERRLRDLGRLFPPWALLLSLGPGIAWILAATSLAPSGFADEAVGSNLFGRFFQGTSHARPFYYFLLQFPIEFLPWTLVWPGVYWVGRHRVFAPEGDPEERSRRAWRFLLAWVGTSLVFFSISCGKRGLYMVPTFPAAALLCADTCIRGLAGRTNLPRSGSLIATAFGLLAFAVGVESISAGLGHSLVPNETWRLMLPALNNTFLIAFGCGLVGIAAAGAVAWIVLLRNRAPLLAHAGVALATVFAVELAVFALLYPALDPIRSPRPVAEAAAAITPPGNAIGLVGDRALAGGLKYYGGRPVEAMRTTEEIAAFLERGGTTMVIKRRKLDRIEAVTPVEIIGSARTGRREIVVVVPAPRTSDP